The following coding sequences lie in one Chryseobacterium culicis genomic window:
- the tsaB gene encoding tRNA (adenosine(37)-N6)-threonylcarbamoyltransferase complex dimerization subunit type 1 TsaB translates to MKILYLETSSKNCSVAVSDHEKLLCLCEEVSENYKQSESLHTYVEWALEGAGISLKDIEAVSLGKGPGSYTGLRIGAASAKGFCYGLKVPLVAVNSLESMIEPFLGDNYDLVVPLVDARRMEVYTAVYDGNTGEELSETEAKILDETSFEELKDKKVLFVGDGAKKAKEILNLPNAVFKEDVYPSAQYLIRKTLGKIDNKEFEDMAYFEPFYLKDFHGVKKKKSEE, encoded by the coding sequence ATGAAAATTCTATATCTGGAAACATCGTCCAAAAACTGTTCAGTAGCTGTATCAGACCATGAGAAGCTCTTATGTCTTTGCGAAGAGGTTTCTGAAAACTATAAACAGTCTGAAAGTCTTCATACCTATGTCGAGTGGGCATTGGAAGGAGCGGGGATTTCACTTAAAGATATTGAAGCTGTCTCTTTAGGTAAAGGTCCAGGATCTTATACCGGTTTAAGAATTGGTGCTGCTTCTGCAAAAGGATTTTGCTATGGGCTCAAGGTTCCTCTGGTAGCTGTAAATTCTCTTGAAAGCATGATAGAGCCATTTTTAGGCGATAACTACGATTTGGTTGTGCCTTTGGTCGATGCAAGGAGAATGGAGGTTTATACGGCCGTTTATGATGGTAATACAGGGGAAGAATTATCTGAGACCGAAGCTAAGATTTTAGATGAAACTTCTTTTGAAGAATTAAAAGATAAAAAAGTATTGTTTGTAGGGGATGGTGCTAAAAAAGCAAAAGAAATACTGAATCTTCCGAATGCTGTTTTTAAAGAAGATGTTTATCCTTCCGCACAATATCTCATCAGGAAAACACTGGGAAAGATCGATAACAAAGAATTTGAAGATATGGCTTATTTCGAGCCTTTTTATCTCAAAGACTTTCATGGAGTAAAGAAAAAGAAAAGCGAAGAATAA
- a CDS encoding Rossmann-like and DUF2520 domain-containing protein — MQIVIIGSGNVAYHMAKAFTLKSIPIAQIFGRNEKELSKISEELHIPYSTDHLEEADLYILCVSDHSVEEVSKIITKKNCLVTHTSGSLPKEVLAGEYRKASFYPLQTFSKSKELEYEKIPFFIEAENEEDQKILFDLASKISEKVMESNHEKRKYIHLTAVFACNFVNHLFSRAKEISDSQDIPFDYFLPLIDETVQKIHEIEPKQAQTGPAVRNDVRILQLHEQLLKDESLEIYKTMNHSIQKMYEL; from the coding sequence ATGCAAATTGTAATCATCGGTTCCGGAAATGTTGCCTACCATATGGCAAAGGCATTTACTTTGAAAAGCATTCCCATTGCCCAGATTTTTGGCAGGAACGAAAAAGAATTAAGTAAAATTTCTGAAGAATTACACATTCCGTATTCCACAGATCATCTGGAGGAGGCAGATCTTTATATTCTCTGTGTAAGTGATCATTCTGTAGAAGAAGTTTCGAAAATCATTACCAAAAAAAATTGTCTGGTTACCCATACATCGGGATCGCTTCCTAAAGAAGTTCTGGCTGGTGAGTACCGTAAAGCAAGCTTCTACCCTTTGCAGACCTTTTCAAAATCCAAAGAGCTGGAGTATGAAAAAATTCCTTTTTTCATAGAAGCAGAAAATGAAGAAGATCAAAAAATATTGTTTGACCTTGCCTCAAAGATTTCAGAAAAGGTAATGGAAAGCAATCACGAAAAAAGAAAATATATTCATCTGACTGCTGTTTTTGCCTGCAATTTTGTGAATCATCTCTTTTCTAGAGCTAAAGAAATTTCAGATTCCCAGGATATTCCGTTTGATTATTTCCTGCCGCTGATTGATGAAACAGTTCAGAAAATTCATGAAATTGAACCTAAGCAGGCACAAACCGGACCTGCAGTGAGAAATGATGTAAGAATTTTACAGCTGCATGAACAGTTATTAAAAGACGAAAGTCTTGAAATTTATAAAACAATGAATCATTCTATTCAGAAAATGTATGAGTTATAA
- a CDS encoding tetratricopeptide repeat protein: MKKNILFLLVICLVASCATKTKKPEQRSRVLKGFSTYYNTLFNAKDALNSEFTTRDKGHKDNFYAPYIPILTYEEQPLGSDLGQTEAFAENSMKMAEVANRPSGRSNSGVPNIPGGPSGNGPSRPDGEQSKGATTLEIAEAKALKAINKYSVTRNGEEKNKQIFDAYMILAQARIYRGKSLEALDALNYVFTHMKDDKRIALARIYQGLAYDKIKDYHRAHETFAKLKGEDISKSYAKLLSIYYSESLLEAGKKEESAKELDDAFELNSNRKLKSRIAYLRGQVLENLNQNDKARESYTAAYKYASDFEFEVKSQIAIAKTFNGKGDYAGAKNYLEGISKKGMYGSRKNEFYYALGLMANKAGKKDEAQQFFRKSLFEKVSDPQIRGLAYYEIGKSYLDKNDYIGAGSYYDSALAVMTYEPSKILLKDQSAYIKKISRNYYLIKKNDSILSLAKMSDAQKTDYFTKYIAKLKVKEEKEEQERRRAERRKGFDTGDYSANSIFANSSNSFEDFGITTKGFYFSNSGTVSKGTSSFKQIWGDRALADNWRSSKKMASIEDMKNEALGVTLAPNPRRFEPAYYIEQIPSDQGKLSQLKKDRDTASLGLGIMYQNYFTNTPLATKTLYDLVDVKPEEKVMLQALYEIFAMNYEKNPQASERAKQILLADYPYTSYAEFARNPKNKSFIKSTEEVENEYKKAYALFESEKFAESKDVIDQTLQKFPKDALVPKLYLLNAFNAGKSSGKEVMILQLEQIALNYSKTSEGIRAKEMLNYLKSDLSFQATDNKGNSIPQQPSGAPVQPSTQNTGIPQMNNGKVQKLDNAQNLNTAPQQLTPGQQQNPKKSTETKSGSKVPPRPQ; the protein is encoded by the coding sequence ATGAAAAAGAATATATTATTCCTTTTAGTGATATGCCTTGTTGCTTCCTGTGCTACCAAAACAAAAAAGCCAGAGCAGCGTTCAAGAGTATTAAAAGGGTTTTCCACATATTACAACACTCTGTTTAATGCAAAAGATGCGTTAAACAGTGAATTTACGACCAGAGACAAAGGACATAAAGACAATTTCTATGCTCCTTACATTCCCATTCTGACTTATGAAGAACAGCCTTTGGGAAGTGATCTTGGGCAAACGGAAGCTTTTGCAGAAAATTCCATGAAGATGGCTGAAGTAGCCAACAGACCTTCGGGAAGAAGTAATTCTGGAGTTCCGAATATCCCTGGAGGACCTTCAGGAAACGGACCTTCAAGACCTGACGGAGAACAGAGTAAAGGAGCTACAACGCTGGAAATTGCGGAAGCTAAAGCTTTAAAAGCAATCAATAAATATTCTGTAACCAGAAATGGTGAAGAGAAAAATAAGCAGATTTTCGATGCCTATATGATCCTCGCTCAGGCAAGAATTTATCGAGGTAAATCTCTGGAAGCTCTGGATGCTCTCAATTATGTTTTCACTCATATGAAAGATGATAAAAGGATTGCATTGGCAAGAATTTATCAGGGTCTGGCTTATGATAAAATCAAAGATTATCACAGGGCACATGAAACTTTTGCCAAACTGAAAGGAGAAGATATCAGTAAGAGCTATGCAAAACTGCTGAGCATTTACTATTCTGAATCTCTTCTTGAGGCCGGTAAAAAAGAAGAGTCGGCCAAGGAACTTGATGATGCTTTTGAACTGAATAGCAACAGAAAGCTGAAAAGCAGAATTGCTTATCTGAGAGGTCAGGTTCTGGAAAATCTTAACCAAAATGATAAAGCAAGAGAAAGCTATACAGCGGCTTATAAATACGCTAGTGATTTTGAATTTGAAGTAAAATCCCAGATTGCTATTGCCAAAACTTTTAACGGCAAAGGCGACTATGCCGGTGCCAAAAATTATCTGGAAGGAATCAGTAAAAAAGGAATGTATGGCTCCAGAAAGAATGAATTTTACTATGCTTTGGGTTTAATGGCCAATAAAGCAGGAAAAAAAGACGAAGCTCAGCAATTCTTCAGAAAATCTCTTTTTGAAAAGGTTTCTGACCCTCAGATCCGTGGTTTGGCTTATTATGAAATAGGAAAAAGCTACCTTGATAAGAATGATTATATCGGAGCCGGAAGCTATTATGATTCTGCACTGGCTGTAATGACTTATGAACCATCTAAAATCCTTTTAAAAGATCAGTCTGCATATATTAAAAAGATTTCCAGAAACTACTATCTGATCAAAAAGAATGACAGTATTCTTTCTCTGGCAAAGATGAGTGATGCTCAGAAAACAGATTATTTCACAAAATATATTGCAAAATTAAAGGTTAAAGAAGAAAAGGAGGAACAGGAAAGAAGACGTGCGGAAAGAAGAAAAGGATTTGATACCGGAGATTACAGTGCCAATTCTATTTTTGCCAATAGTTCCAATTCTTTTGAGGATTTTGGAATAACTACAAAAGGTTTTTACTTCAGTAATTCAGGGACTGTAAGCAAAGGAACATCTTCATTTAAGCAAATCTGGGGAGACCGTGCTCTTGCTGACAACTGGCGTTCTTCCAAGAAAATGGCCTCTATTGAAGATATGAAGAATGAAGCATTGGGAGTTACTTTAGCGCCTAATCCAAGACGTTTTGAGCCTGCATATTATATTGAACAGATTCCTTCGGATCAGGGTAAATTATCTCAGTTAAAAAAGGACAGAGATACGGCTTCATTAGGTCTGGGGATTATGTATCAAAACTATTTTACCAACACTCCCCTAGCTACGAAAACGCTTTATGATCTTGTAGATGTAAAACCGGAAGAAAAGGTAATGTTACAGGCCTTGTATGAAATTTTTGCCATGAATTATGAAAAAAATCCACAGGCTTCTGAAAGAGCAAAACAAATTCTATTAGCAGATTATCCCTATACTTCTTATGCTGAGTTTGCGAGGAATCCTAAGAATAAATCATTTATAAAATCAACAGAAGAAGTTGAAAACGAATATAAAAAGGCATATGCACTGTTTGAATCAGAAAAATTTGCGGAAAGTAAAGATGTAATTGATCAAACGCTCCAGAAGTTTCCGAAAGATGCCCTGGTTCCTAAGCTTTACCTTTTAAATGCATTCAACGCAGGAAAATCCAGTGGAAAGGAAGTAATGATTCTGCAGCTTGAGCAGATTGCCCTGAATTATTCTAAAACATCTGAAGGAATAAGAGCTAAAGAAATGCTGAATTATCTGAAAAGTGATTTGAGCTTCCAGGCAACGGATAATAAAGGAAATTCAATTCCTCAGCAACCTTCAGGAGCTCCTGTACAACCAAGTACCCAAAATACCGGTATTCCACAAATGAACAACGGAAAAGTACAGAAACTGGATAATGCTCAGAACCTGAATACAGCCCCACAGCAATTAACCCCAGGCCAGCAGCAAAATCCTAAAAAATCCACGGAAACAAAATCGGGATCAAAGGTGCCACCAAGACCTCAATAA
- a CDS encoding YraN family protein encodes MAHHNDFGKIAEDLAADYLQKKGYKILVRNFRFQKAEIDIIAEKDNEIIIIEVKARSTDIFMLPHEAVTKTKIKSIVSAANHYLEEFNKNNEVRFDIISVLPDENKNLVIDHITDAFQAFDAN; translated from the coding sequence ATGGCTCATCATAACGATTTTGGAAAAATAGCAGAGGATCTTGCTGCTGATTATCTTCAGAAAAAGGGGTACAAAATCCTGGTCAGAAACTTCCGTTTTCAGAAAGCGGAGATTGATATTATTGCTGAAAAAGATAATGAGATTATTATTATCGAAGTGAAGGCAAGATCTACAGATATCTTTATGCTGCCCCATGAAGCTGTAACCAAAACGAAGATAAAATCTATTGTCTCGGCTGCCAATCATTATCTGGAAGAATTTAATAAAAATAATGAGGTAAGATTTGATATTATCTCTGTTCTCCCCGATGAAAACAAAAATTTAGTTATTGATCATATCACAGATGCTTTTCAGGCATTTGATGCAAATTAG
- the rnr gene encoding ribonuclease R, whose product MPKKRKYISHKNDLKLMEIGRLILRFMNANSSKIYNYKQIADGIDYKNPRQRELVIQALHKLQGSEKIKEVEKGKYIVNLKIAGTLTGIIDFNQSGNAYVSVEGLEDDVFVHAKNVKDALQGDKVLIITYHYKGKKLEGSVLEVLERNRTEFVGTFQKVLHKDFGFVVCDKKSINTDIFIPKGKFSTAEDGDKVIVKMTEWRPGDKNPEGEIIQVLGAPGEHETEIHSILAEYGLPYEFPSEVEADADKIDRSITDEEAAKRWDMRNICTFTIDPKDAKDFDDALSIRKLENGNWEIGVHIADVSHYVVPGTILDDEAYQRATSVYLVDRVVPMLPEVLSNDVCSLRPHEDKYTFSAVFELNDNAEIQKQWFGRTVIHSDRRFTYEEAQERIESGQGDLAEEINTLDKLAKILRHERIRKGAITFDRSEVRFNLDENNEPIGVYFKISKDSNHLIEEFMLLANKKVSEYVSLSRKGEITNNTFIYRVHDDPDPAKLESLRDFVATFGYKMDLANTKKVAASLNKLLHDVKGKGEENMIETLAMRSMSKAVYSTEPIGHYGLGFEYYSHFTSPIRRYPDLLAHRLLQHYLDGGKSPNRGDLEEKAKHCSAMERLAADAERDSIKFMQVKFMEKHLGETFKGVISGVAEFGFWVEIPENGAEGLIKLRDLVDDSYMYDAKTHAVYGIRHGKKYQLGDEVQIKVVKANLIQKQLDFKIVDNDQDR is encoded by the coding sequence ATGCCAAAAAAAAGAAAATATATAAGTCATAAAAATGATTTAAAATTGATGGAGATCGGAAGACTGATCCTCCGATTTATGAATGCAAATTCATCCAAAATTTATAATTACAAGCAAATCGCTGACGGAATAGATTATAAAAATCCAAGACAAAGAGAACTTGTCATCCAGGCTCTGCATAAACTTCAGGGATCTGAAAAGATCAAAGAAGTGGAAAAAGGAAAATATATTGTGAACCTGAAAATTGCAGGAACGCTTACTGGAATTATTGACTTCAACCAAAGTGGAAATGCTTATGTAAGTGTAGAAGGATTGGAAGATGATGTCTTCGTTCATGCCAAAAATGTGAAGGATGCCTTGCAGGGAGATAAGGTTCTTATTATAACTTATCATTATAAAGGAAAGAAACTTGAAGGCTCTGTTCTTGAAGTTTTAGAACGTAACAGAACAGAATTTGTAGGAACATTTCAGAAGGTATTGCATAAAGATTTTGGGTTTGTGGTTTGTGATAAAAAATCAATCAACACGGATATCTTTATTCCAAAGGGAAAATTCAGCACTGCTGAAGATGGTGATAAGGTCATTGTAAAAATGACAGAATGGAGACCAGGGGATAAAAATCCGGAAGGGGAAATCATTCAGGTTTTGGGTGCTCCGGGAGAACATGAAACGGAGATCCACTCTATTCTTGCAGAATATGGTCTGCCTTATGAATTTCCATCGGAAGTAGAAGCTGATGCAGATAAAATCGACAGAAGTATTACTGATGAAGAAGCTGCAAAACGATGGGATATGCGTAATATCTGTACATTTACGATTGACCCTAAAGATGCGAAGGACTTTGATGATGCTTTATCCATAAGAAAACTGGAAAATGGAAATTGGGAAATCGGAGTTCATATTGCAGATGTCTCTCATTATGTAGTTCCGGGAACAATTCTGGATGATGAAGCGTATCAGAGAGCAACCTCAGTATATCTTGTTGACAGGGTTGTCCCGATGCTTCCGGAAGTATTGAGTAATGATGTTTGTTCCCTTCGTCCACATGAGGATAAATATACTTTTTCAGCTGTTTTTGAACTGAATGACAATGCAGAAATTCAGAAACAGTGGTTTGGAAGAACAGTTATCCACTCAGACAGAAGGTTTACCTATGAAGAAGCTCAGGAAAGAATTGAATCCGGACAGGGAGATCTGGCTGAAGAGATCAATACGCTTGACAAACTGGCCAAAATTTTGCGTCATGAACGTATCAGAAAAGGTGCCATTACATTTGACAGAAGTGAAGTAAGATTTAATCTTGATGAAAATAATGAGCCCATTGGTGTTTACTTTAAAATCAGTAAAGATTCCAATCACCTGATCGAAGAATTCATGCTTTTAGCCAATAAAAAAGTGTCAGAATATGTTTCTTTGTCAAGAAAAGGGGAAATCACTAACAATACATTTATTTACAGAGTTCACGATGATCCGGATCCGGCAAAACTGGAATCTTTGAGGGATTTTGTTGCTACTTTCGGATATAAAATGGATCTGGCCAATACCAAAAAGGTGGCTGCATCTTTGAATAAGCTTCTTCACGATGTAAAAGGAAAAGGCGAAGAGAATATGATTGAAACGCTTGCAATGCGAAGCATGAGTAAAGCAGTATACTCTACAGAGCCTATTGGCCACTATGGTTTAGGTTTTGAGTATTATTCCCACTTCACCTCTCCTATCCGTCGTTATCCGGATTTACTTGCACACCGTCTTCTTCAGCATTATCTGGACGGAGGAAAATCTCCAAACAGAGGTGATCTTGAAGAAAAAGCAAAACACTGTAGTGCAATGGAAAGACTGGCTGCAGATGCGGAAAGAGATTCTATCAAATTCATGCAGGTGAAATTCATGGAAAAACATTTGGGAGAAACTTTCAAAGGAGTTATTTCCGGAGTGGCAGAATTCGGTTTCTGGGTTGAAATTCCTGAAAACGGTGCTGAAGGTTTGATCAAACTAAGAGATCTTGTAGATGATTCATACATGTATGATGCAAAAACACATGCTGTATATGGAATAAGACACGGGAAAAAATATCAGTTGGGTGATGAAGTTCAGATCAAGGTGGTAAAAGCTAACCTGATTCAGAAACAACTTGACTTTAAGATTGTAGACAATGACCAAGATAGATAA
- a CDS encoding RNA polymerase sigma factor: protein MKIKDAEIISLMQNPRTQDKGVRALMDAYQSRLYWHIRRIIVDGDLAQDTLQETFIKAYQNFHQFKNDSQLYTWLYRIATNEALQQVNKMKKMQKTDEDPEYHMQNLVADNTEGDAEEIQILLQNAIQSLPEKQKLVFMMRYYDDLPYEEISKIVDMSVGTLKTNYHYAKQKIEDYIKENYEK, encoded by the coding sequence ATGAAGATTAAGGACGCGGAAATTATTTCGTTGATGCAGAATCCACGGACCCAGGATAAAGGTGTCCGTGCCTTGATGGATGCCTATCAAAGCAGATTGTACTGGCACATAAGAAGAATTATTGTGGACGGAGATCTTGCACAGGATACTTTGCAGGAAACTTTTATTAAAGCTTATCAGAATTTTCATCAGTTCAAAAATGATAGCCAGTTGTATACCTGGTTGTACAGAATCGCTACCAACGAAGCACTACAGCAGGTTAACAAAATGAAGAAAATGCAGAAAACTGATGAGGATCCGGAGTATCACATGCAGAATCTCGTTGCAGATAATACGGAAGGAGATGCTGAAGAAATACAGATTTTACTGCAGAACGCTATACAGAGTCTGCCTGAAAAGCAGAAACTGGTATTTATGATGCGGTATTATGATGATTTGCCCTATGAAGAAATATCAAAAATTGTAGATATGTCGGTAGGGACTTTGAAAACAAATTATCATTATGCCAAACAGAAAATAGAAGATTATATTAAAGAAAATTACGAAAAATAA
- a CDS encoding LysE family translocator produces MLELVLSAIILGFMLSLVFIGPIFFLLIETSFSRGPRHALSLDLGVITADLLCIVAAYYASTDIVTLIDKHPGFYRITSILIFIYGIVMLVTKTKMHMPGEERIIGQNYIKTFFNGFFFNLLNVGVILFWLVTVISVRNQYPDTSSFILYIGIVLATYLSIDLAKIFLAKQFHDKLTQKLANQIRRVVGCILIVFSFFIFLQSFKKFNQFERQLEEAEKKEVKYQKTK; encoded by the coding sequence ATGCTAGAACTTGTACTATCTGCCATCATATTAGGATTTATGCTGAGCCTGGTTTTCATAGGACCTATATTTTTCCTGTTAATTGAAACCAGCTTTTCCAGAGGCCCCAGACATGCCTTATCACTGGATCTTGGCGTTATTACGGCAGATTTATTATGCATTGTAGCGGCGTACTATGCCAGTACAGATATTGTCACTTTAATTGATAAACATCCGGGATTTTATAGGATCACTTCTATTCTTATTTTTATCTACGGGATTGTGATGCTGGTCACCAAAACCAAAATGCATATGCCTGGTGAGGAAAGGATCATTGGCCAGAATTATATTAAAACATTTTTCAATGGCTTTTTCTTTAATCTTCTCAATGTTGGGGTCATCCTTTTCTGGCTGGTAACGGTAATTTCCGTAAGGAATCAATATCCGGACACCAGCAGTTTTATTTTATACATAGGCATAGTACTGGCCACATACCTTTCAATAGATCTTGCCAAGATATTTCTTGCCAAGCAATTTCACGATAAATTAACACAAAAACTAGCCAACCAAATCAGAAGAGTTGTTGGCTGTATTCTTATTGTATTCAGTTTCTTTATCTTCCTGCAAAGTTTCAAGAAGTTCAATCAGTTTGAAAGACAGCTGGAAGAAGCAGAGAAGAAAGAAGTAAAATATCAAAAAACAAAATGA
- a CDS encoding KdsC family phosphatase: protein MSYKEKLKDIKAFVFDVDGVFTDGSVYLLPGGNMCRVMNVLDGYAVVKALKNNYLIGVITGGNDEMVKHRINYLGIQDYYPKSHNKMEDFEDFKKKYNLKNEEILTMGDDLPDIHIMENSAIAACPENAVPEVKGISDYISPKKGGTGAVRDVIEQVMKVQGNWHDDNTQSV, encoded by the coding sequence ATGAGTTATAAAGAGAAATTAAAAGATATTAAAGCATTTGTATTTGATGTTGACGGAGTTTTCACCGACGGAAGTGTTTACTTGCTTCCCGGAGGAAATATGTGCAGAGTAATGAATGTACTGGATGGATATGCAGTAGTGAAAGCATTAAAAAATAATTATCTGATCGGTGTTATCACAGGAGGAAATGATGAAATGGTAAAACACAGGATCAATTATCTGGGTATTCAGGATTACTATCCGAAATCTCACAATAAAATGGAGGATTTTGAAGATTTTAAGAAGAAATACAATCTAAAAAATGAAGAGATTCTGACCATGGGTGATGATCTTCCGGACATTCATATCATGGAAAATTCAGCGATTGCGGCATGCCCTGAAAATGCAGTTCCTGAAGTAAAGGGAATTTCCGATTATATTTCCCCGAAAAAAGGAGGAACCGGCGCAGTACGTGATGTGATTGAACAAGTGATGAAAGTTCAGGGGAACTGGCATGATGATAATACCCAATCTGTATAA
- a CDS encoding SDR family NAD(P)-dependent oxidoreductase, producing MKTIFITGATSGIGKATAELFAKQGNRIIICGRRSEVLESVKTELSQYTEIFSLMFDVRNLEEVETAINSLPENWKDIDVLINNAGNAHGLDPLSAGKTDDWDSMIDGNVKGLLYVSKMIIPIMKTKNLGHIVNISSVAARQTYANGVVYCATKKAVDVISEGMRLELTEFGIKVTNIQPGAVETDFSLIRFKGDSEKASTVYAGYDALKAEDIADAIAYCVNAPKHVTVSDMTIYPSAQAEPRTIYRK from the coding sequence ATGAAGACAATATTCATCACCGGAGCTACTTCCGGTATAGGAAAAGCCACTGCAGAACTTTTTGCAAAACAAGGGAACCGAATTATTATCTGTGGAAGAAGAAGTGAGGTGCTGGAATCTGTAAAAACAGAGCTTTCACAATATACCGAAATATTTAGTTTAATGTTTGATGTAAGAAATCTTGAAGAAGTTGAAACCGCAATTAATTCCCTTCCTGAAAACTGGAAAGATATTGATGTTCTGATTAATAATGCAGGGAATGCTCATGGATTAGATCCTTTGTCCGCTGGTAAAACAGATGACTGGGATTCTATGATTGATGGCAATGTAAAGGGATTGCTCTATGTTTCTAAAATGATTATTCCAATCATGAAAACTAAAAATTTAGGTCATATTGTAAATATCAGTTCTGTAGCAGCGAGACAGACTTATGCGAATGGAGTAGTGTACTGTGCAACGAAGAAAGCAGTGGACGTTATTTCTGAGGGGATGAGATTAGAACTTACTGAATTTGGGATCAAAGTAACGAACATCCAGCCGGGTGCTGTAGAAACTGATTTCTCTCTGATAAGATTCAAAGGAGATAGTGAAAAAGCTTCAACTGTATATGCGGGCTATGATGCTCTGAAAGCTGAAGATATTGCTGATGCAATTGCCTATTGTGTGAACGCTCCGAAGCATGTTACGGTTTCAGATATGACCATCTATCCAAGTGCTCAGGCAGAACCGAGAACGATTTATAGAAAATAG
- a CDS encoding LD-carboxypeptidase translates to MKKMIFPKSLKKGDKIAVISPAGSVDASQLEKGIEMIKSRGFEPILGEHLYTKFSNGYNYAGTEKERIKDINWALNDIEVKAVWASRGGYGCQHLIQHLKLKNFTENPKWYIGYSDNTVIQSYLLKKGFASIHGQTIKTSSFGVTEESYDLIFDILKGKKPKYSLESHQFNKEGNIEGELVGGNLALVYALLGTKYSFDFKDKVLFIEDIGENFYALDRMIMTLELAGVFNKIKGLIVGGMTNMGDEKENKSYEESFDEFAYKLISERISKYKFPVVFAFPNGHIKDNRPLLIGGNVKMKVGTKVKVEF, encoded by the coding sequence ATGAAAAAAATGATCTTTCCTAAGTCTCTTAAAAAAGGAGACAAAATAGCTGTTATTTCCCCTGCAGGATCGGTAGATGCCTCTCAACTGGAAAAGGGAATAGAAATGATTAAAAGTAGAGGTTTTGAACCCATTCTCGGGGAGCATCTTTACACCAAATTTTCAAACGGATACAATTATGCCGGAACAGAAAAGGAAAGAATAAAAGATATCAACTGGGCTTTAAATGATATAGAAGTTAAAGCTGTATGGGCTTCCAGAGGAGGTTATGGCTGCCAGCATCTGATTCAGCATCTGAAACTGAAAAATTTCACAGAAAACCCGAAATGGTACATCGGATATTCCGATAACACAGTTATACAAAGTTATCTGTTGAAAAAAGGTTTTGCCTCCATTCACGGACAAACGATTAAAACTTCGAGTTTTGGAGTTACGGAAGAAAGCTATGACCTGATTTTTGATATCTTAAAAGGGAAAAAGCCAAAATATAGCCTTGAATCTCATCAATTCAATAAAGAAGGGAATATTGAAGGAGAATTGGTTGGAGGGAATTTAGCCCTTGTTTATGCCCTTTTAGGCACCAAATATTCCTTTGATTTTAAAGATAAAGTATTGTTTATTGAAGATATCGGAGAAAACTTTTATGCGCTTGACCGTATGATTATGACTCTGGAGCTGGCTGGAGTATTCAATAAAATCAAAGGACTCATCGTTGGCGGTATGACCAATATGGGAGATGAAAAGGAGAATAAAAGCTATGAGGAAAGCTTTGATGAATTTGCTTACAAGCTAATTTCTGAGAGAATATCAAAATATAAATTTCCTGTAGTGTTTGCCTTCCCGAATGGGCATATTAAAGACAACCGACCGCTTTTAATCGGTGGAAATGTTAAAATGAAGGTTGGCACTAAGGTCAAAGTAGAGTTTTAA
- a CDS encoding Maf family protein, protein MKLLLASQSPRRKELLSSLGFEFEVVKIDCEEIIPENIKIEEAAAYLSDLKAEAFRSLEADEVLLTADTVVAIDHQILGKPKDEDDAFAMLQSLSGRTHQVYTGITIKTANTSFTETDVADVTLAELSDEEINYYIQKYKPFDKAGSYGVQEWLGMAKITSLTGSYYTIMGLPTHLVYKILKETALM, encoded by the coding sequence ATGAAATTACTTTTAGCATCCCAATCACCAAGAAGAAAAGAACTTCTTTCCAGCCTTGGTTTTGAATTTGAAGTCGTAAAAATAGACTGTGAGGAAATTATCCCTGAAAACATCAAAATAGAGGAAGCTGCAGCTTACCTTTCGGACTTAAAAGCAGAAGCTTTCAGAAGTCTGGAGGCAGATGAAGTACTTCTGACTGCTGATACGGTAGTCGCTATTGACCATCAAATTCTTGGAAAACCTAAAGATGAAGATGATGCCTTTGCAATGCTTCAAAGCCTTTCGGGAAGAACTCATCAGGTATATACGGGAATTACCATCAAAACAGCCAATACATCTTTTACAGAAACTGATGTAGCAGATGTTACACTGGCTGAGCTTTCGGATGAAGAAATAAACTATTATATTCAGAAGTATAAGCCTTTTGATAAAGCCGGCAGTTATGGTGTCCAGGAATGGCTGGGAATGGCAAAGATCACAAGCCTTACAGGAAGTTATTATACAATTATGGGGCTTCCTACTCATCTCGTTTATAAAATATTGAAAGAAACTGCTCTGATGTAA